The Oryzias latipes chromosome 11, ASM223467v1 nucleotide sequence gttggtaaaggtgtttttttataaagaaattcaAGATTCCGGCCTTTTCCCAAAGGTAAAGGTTGATGAAATTTCAGTTGTAGACTTATGTTAGCAACATGTGTgggaaatttcgtgaaaatcgtttggaaaaaaaaatcatttttccatattgttcaaaaacgtaaaaatcTCAAAATCGCAGACTTTGCCACAACATGGCCTCTAAACCGTAGGTTGTGTTGCTATCCTGTAttgattttaaaactttgtttggacATCCCCGACAAGGCTATGTcagtttcgttagccgattgtaaaaataattttttttcttctttgctgagtcatttttttgcgacggttctTTGCtcaccacgcccacattcctttatcacTCTTTTCATATGTTACATCATTTTATTCAGCACGGGccagggaatcgcatatttcatttttgcaatattccaataaaaaatgtgctaGTTAGCTAATATCACAACAGTTACAAATTCGCGACAGACACGCCGTTCAAAACTTGTAATTccacattttgtccacagtaccTTGCTATGGATGCCTGAGAAGTTCTGAGACGATTGCTAAAAATCCCTAaaacgagttttcgtttgtatccgacgctaaaagtgcttttttttccaaattgcaaaatggcggccttttccctaGGTCAAAGGTCGATGACACTTCCgttgtgtttgtagactggagctggcagcaattGTGTGCAATTTCATGAATATTggtcaaacaaaagtgtcgttttttCATATTGAtgataaacacaaaaatcgcACATTTTCAGAGTTTGctacaaaatggccgccaagccgtaggtcgtgtggccatcccataatgatttcaaaactttcttggGATATCCCCaccacgtgtgttttggtttcgtaactgtaatttgaaatctttttttttttcggccCCATACTAGATTTCCTGCCCAATCGtttttttttacgggatcgctcgccgtgatgtcatcgtcttcagGGGGTTTGACAtcgactttgtggaaaattcactTTCAATTTAtaattttggtgacttttttcGAGTATGCGGCAGGGGTCAAATTTACGCTGAAAGGAGCCAAAATCgatccaactgcgaaaacaatctggtccttgcagtcagtgactgctgctgtggGCCATAAAactccatccatgcattcagGGCCATAAACAATTTGTTGCTCTAAGATTTTCTGTGTTGCCTCTTTGACTCACAGTAAATTCCACTGTCAGAAAACATATATTTACAAGAAACTTAATAACTTTGTCTGTGACATTTAAAGAGACAAAGTTATTATTAAATGAAGAGACATTTGAAGTTATTGACTAATGACAAACAGATAGTGAGAATTCAACAGTAAAAGAGGCACTGAAGCCAAAAAAAGGCACCTGAGGACATCTACTGGATGAAAGTtgtaaataaaaaccaacataGATGCAAAGActgaatcaaaataaaatgaaaaaggatgcAGGGAAAAGTTGGGAGCTTAGCAgcttttttgagtgttttgatGAACTTAACAAAATTATTTAGTACAAAGTATGTGAACACAGAGAAGCAGATATGAAATACACAAACTACTGgtttatttcacaaaaatagAATACTTGTAAAATAATCACTGTTAGCTTTTAAAGTGATAAATCttttttgcagattattttcttttcattcctaATGCAAACAGAGTTCTcccatttttgtaaaatttcacCCAACGTTTTTTTGGAAAGGCATATTTGAATAACTGCACATGTAGTTTAAAGCTCTAAATGTATATTTCACTCATATTTAGCTGTGTGGTATTTAgagttttgctattttttgtttattaattaactttgaatttaaataataaaaactttacaGTCTGAATGAAAAGGAACAAGCAGAAGGAATTTATTTTGCTCCCTTTTCTGCTAGAAAACTAATAAATACCAAATAAAATCATCATGCACTGCATGTATTTAGTGCTCAGAGTTGCATAAAAATAATGACCACGTTCACTAAATGGTTATAAACAAGCACATAtgtgtgccttttttttatttcttttttttcaatattcagTCTTTGCACAAAAATGTAGATTGCATATTAGAGTATAATAAGACAGAATTGTGGCATCAAACtccctgttttttgttttgcataaatACAATATTCATCTGTCTCATTTAAGCTTGATATAtgcatttcatattttattaataaagaattgtttttctaattgtcttttctaatttttatcATTCCCTCTTTCCTCTTTTCGTAAAAATGAAGCTTAATTACCTTTGtttccataaaaatgttttaaaattcttttctttttggcgaatctttcattcatttttatttttctttgtcgaATGAGATTTTCTATTCATTTGGTCATCCTTTCCACAAGGGGGCGCGCAATCTATGACCTGCCAGAAAATCGTACCCCCCACTGAGCATGCGCGTGGAATCTAACCCGGAAGTGTAGTGGGTAAACAAGCAGCCGGAGCCCAGCATTCGAGGCTAAGAGTTTTACGCCGTCAAATCTCCGCGGACTCAACCAAACTTTCtctaaaaatgtccaaaatcgAGATGTTGAGGATTCTGATCAACCAGCAGCTGACTGCGGCCGCGGAGGAAATCTTCGGTGTGTTCGGAAGAACCATCGCGGAGTACGAGGAGGAGATAGCCCGCTCAAAGCTAGAGATCGCCCGCCAGCGCCGCCTACTGGAGCTTTCCCGGCAGCCCAAAATATACCTAGAGGGCAACGATACAGGTCGCTActgttttaagacaaaaatggttttaaaggcGTTTGTTTGAATGTAGATTTTATTACATCACAGGACTTCTTTAGTTTAAGGAAAGAATTGTTGTAAATGAGTTAATGTCATAAGGTACTGCTACTTCAAAAGAAATACATACAATTAATGTTTTTTGCTCTAACAggcttttttacatttagaatttttttttaaaagaaatgatcagagtTCATCTGGTTATTGAGAAGGGGGTGAAAACTACAGATGAAGCAATAggcctttgtgtttgtttagggCTGATCATCAGTAATCAAACTGAAGTTTGGAGTCAATAATCtgtaataaaagtgaaaatattggcattaacatttaaaagagGTTTATTATTACAGACTCATTTGccacaataaacacaaaacctattaaagacatcaaaataaaagcagtcatGGCAGTacataataacaataaagtgttataaactaaaaaaagacaaactattGCAGACATcaagagtttaaaataaaaggcaaCCATAAAAAACTTCCAAATAGGGAATATCTAAAAGTGCCGTACCTCACATTGGTGAGacttaaaatgatttttgaagcgttaaaacaataaacagaTCATATGTCTTAAAGCTTGTAGAGAATTAAGTCTTCCACCAACAAACAAACTTCCTGCTGCACCACTGTGGCTGTTGACATCAAATCCTCAGGGCATCTTCATACCTGCAGCCtcatgatgatggatggatgcccTGTAGTCGCTCCACAGGTGGGCAGTAAGTTTGGAATAGAAAAATGTTAAGATTGTTGGAGCATGAATGAAACCTGTGTGCCAGTGTGTTTGTCGTCTGTggatatcatcatcatcatctgtaaGGTTATTATTGATGATATTTCACTTTGTGACAGACATCCAGCACAGTAGATTATATGAAATATTATTCTTAAAACCAAATtcagaacaaacatttaaaagttgtTGTAATGCAGAGCTGCTGGACTTAAAAACATCTAAATCATCTGCATACATCAGATGATTGACTTTAAAACCACCAACCGTGCAAACGGTGTTGCCAGGCATTCAGATCCTACAGCAGGTTAAAGAGAAACGGGGGTAAAAAATACTTCCCCATCGTGAATAATACAAAcaccaacaatttaaaaaaaaggaaccaagAGTACCAGGCTCAGCAGcatctttagttttttgttAACAAAACAGTTTCCTGATAAATGTAATTGTAAATCAAGTCAAACTTCaacataaatgtaatttatctTTAGAAAACTAAAACACCACCAGCAGGGATTTTCTCAGCACTGAAGCAgagctaaaaaaatgtaaagacagaaaatagTTTGCTGaatttccaaataaataaaacacagttaagtacaatttgagaaaaaaatgacttttaactCATCAGGAGTCCCACCTAACAATtcacaattgtttttattattatacatAATAATTAATGCATCTTTTCACTGATTTGTTGGTTTGATGTATATCTAGTTATTCCTGCTAtcacttgttgttttttgtgtgagtTTCTCCCAGTGAGATAAAGTTCAGTTAAGCTTTTTAATACCCAACCAAGAGAACattaaatatctattttttctgCTGCCTATTGGTCTTAgggcagaaaaacacagaaaatgtttttaataagatCTTTTCTAAATGAGCTCAGCCGTTTGGTTGAGCTGGTGgttaaaggtcaaaggtcaaagctgTTGGAGTTGTTCCACATGTTCTGAACTCAAACAGCTTCTCTTGAGGCCGGTGGATAATCTGTTGATCCCAAATAGATCACGATAAACGGTTCAACCATGAGAGGAAATCACTTcctatgttgttgttgtttctcctttttctgtaAATCTCATGGAACTTGTTGTTCTGTTGGCAGCTGTCTCGGAGCAGCCGGATCTGAACTTCAGTCTGGACCAAAAGGAGGAAGATCCTCCTCACATCAAGGTGGAGGAGGAAGATCCGTGGTCGGACCAGCAGACGTCAGAGCCCAACAGCTTTGTGTGTCCGTCCAACAGCGCCGAGACGAGTCAGCAGGAGGACGACGACGCGTCCTCTGTCCCGGACGCATCCGGCCTGGACGTCATGGAGCTGGACGCTCCCGCCTGCGCCTCGGCCTCAGAGACCTACCCCAACCCCAACGGGGACGAGGTGGCGGCGGTGAACGGCCAGCTCAGCGGCGGGGCGGCGAGCTCCTACGTCTGCACCGCCTGCGGGCAGGTTTTCCCCCAGCGCGCTCAGTGGGCGCGGCACGTGCAGACGCACCGGAAGGTGGAGACCAAGGGCGACAGGTCGTACACGTGCGACATCTGCGGCAAAAGACTGACGCGCTTCGACGGCTACCAGAAGCACCTGCGGGTCCACACGGGCGAGAAGCCGTACTGCTGCGACCTGTGCGGCCGCAGGTTCAGCGACAACTCCAACTACAAGCGCCACTTCCGCACGCACGCCGCGCAGAAATCCAAGCAGAGCTGAGACACCGCCACGGACGAGCCGCGCTCATCCGCCAAAGGGACGGATCTAGTACCTAGAACTCTACGGCTGAGCCTTTTTCTGAACACTAAAgtcgtttttgttgtttttatttacaagaaCACATTCAAAAGTGTGGGTcttttaatgaaatgtttttattgtgttaagGACAAAGATTTGGGGTTTTATCTGTCAGAAGCAGATCTGTATTGTCTGccatacattttctaaaaatatatatctaaaaGACTAGGAATAAACATTTGACTGAAATCTCCCTATTATATTTctgctgaaaatatttttttaagataaacctGAAGTAAACATAAAGCAGAAAATCAACTAAGTGTGTTGAATCCCTTCATTTCTTTGATGTGATGGAAATGTTACTCCTGACAGCAGcataacaaaagaagaaaaactgctgTCATTTCTCCACAAATGTCCTTCGATTCTTCTCGTCAGACGACAGGATGACATCATGACCTACAGTGGGAGGTTTGAGTTTCCAACTAAAACACAGAAATCCTTTTATAGAAagatatttttgtgtgtttttaagtaTTAAGACTAATCTACTGATAtgatagttttatttattttttgaagaaacTGATGACCATTTGGTAATCAGATCACCGCGATTCCAGAAGAGGTTTACCTGCATAAACTCCCTCTGGACTCCAGAAGTTCTCCATCCAGCGTTTTTCCAGGAATTTGTAGGCGGCGACCGTCTCCGCATGGAAGGGGCTGCCGCTTCCTCCTGATGTGAGGAGATCAAGAACTCCACGCCACTCTGTCATCATCCTTACAGTTTACAATCTTTTGACCAATAAAGCTCGAAACTCCTGATTTGATGGGAGCAGAGAATCTCTGGAGGACCCACAGATGTTTCCAAGAAATAAGAAGTATGTGATTGTGTCCAGGATTCTTCCAAAAATAACTACATTTACTGAAAACATTCTGGGAGTCGTGGATGAGACGCCACGACCTCGCAGGAATCATCAGATTCCCCTCAAAGGTTACGTTTGCATTTGTGttctacagaaataaaaaatcttgcattgaatatttttagtttttttttttaattcacaaataatttgaattcattttttatagagataaaaaaaagacttttttggCTAAGTTGTAAACTTTTCTTGATGCTTCTCATAGTCGGTTAAAGCAGAGAAGACCTGAAGGATCCTCAGTGTCTCACCTCATCCCAGTTTTTTATCCTCTCTGGaggattaaaactgcatctCAGCAAAGTCAGCTTCAGGAACATCCATGTCAAAGTTACTGTGACAGAGAGCGGGACTTCTCATGgttcaaaaacgtttttctttttctttatcgatgtaaaaaacataaaggaaTCTCTCTGATCCGTCTTCAATCCCATTTAAGATCATTTACAACATTCCTGAATACTTAAACTGGAGAGAGCAAACATGTCTACAGGGCTGGAACTAAACTCCACCTCTGGAGGAGTTTCTATTATTCTAGATCTCTTTATATACAGCAGGACTTTGGAATAAGTGGATGGGTTTTCTTTCATATTTGGGATTTACGGCATCACCTCTAAAAGACAGAAATCCAAATGAATCTGTGCATGCAGACGGTGAAGACTTTCTCTTGGTGCTCAGATCCAAATTTGGTCCTTCCTGGAGAAAAATCCAACATCTGCATCTGAGTCACTACAGAACAGGAAGGAAGAAGCACGTCAACTAGAAAAATGACACACAGATGGTCGTGGAAGAACAAACGAATCAGCGATTTCAATCAACCAGAATAGCAGGAAGTTTTCTGCTTTCGAGCAGAATGTGGTCGATGAAGAGGCTCATCTTCTaaggttttggtttttgatGCCAAGTCATCCTCTACATCTGCCAATCTCCAgaacactggattttggaattgtacatTTGGTCCATAGAGATACTGTTGAACCTGTTGAAAGGTTAAAGGTCATCAGGACTAAAGAAAGCTCCAACAAAGCAGCCGTTTCCTCTTATTTCCAAAATCTTCTCtccaacaacattaaaaaaaatttatttacaaaatgacaaaagtcaccggaagaaaaaaaggagctgTTGGtcgacctccattgttgttgatGGACTGGAccggaccgctcagtggaaacgagacTCAAGTAGTGAGTCCAAAGTAAAAgtctaataaatgtgaatgaTTTTACAATATGAACCCACTGTgctgtgatgatgaaaacttggacgatgtctaaaaaaacacacttaaatacttttttttcaaatgaaaaatcctttcaaacgcaatgcattgtggtctatattcaccaaacTAGCAAGCGTTGTCGATCACTGGCAGTTCAGAGACTTTTGGGGAAATTCAAACATCCTGAAATAAAGGCAAACAAGGGAAGTGAGGTTAACGTTTTGGTTCAGAGCTTTTCAAGACAACATTTtatgaaatcttttgtttttttaagcagcaaacaaaacaactgGAAGACACAATCAGAAAATGAATCACCATCGATATTCCACAGAAGGCTTTATTTACATCATCCACATCATTAATTAACAGTTTGAAGGTAAAacataaaggcccgtacacaccgggacgaatattcgccaggcgttattcgccagcgtttttcgtcacgttttttgtgttcacacccaggcgattttcgctgacgatgagtggagtgaacatgcaatttcattccctgacattagatggcgcttaatgtaaaacagaaatactcctgtacacaaggtggcgctgcgcaactttacgcttcttaaagtcgcttttcactcagaagaagagagcaagtatttacgcgcttgtcagaatcaaacaaagaaaacatgaatatttcaagcaccagttgctccaactggtgcttggttcggggatattttagaatgtccgtcattattgcttcgcggcagtgtagacgctactttgcgtctatcttcttcgctggtatgtgtgctcagcaaggcagttttgtgtttgagcgcccccaagttgtgttttactgtaacttcagaagctccagacacgtgagcaaaagcgccgttctcattggtcgagtagatttcgacgcgacgcgtcgaaaaaaaaaaacgaacccgaggcgttttttttttccgacgctttaacgcctggcgttttttcgcgtcggtgtgcacactctcattggtgccctttgtttagtcacgaggcgttaaacgtcggcgaaaatcgccggcgaaattcgtcccggtgtgaacaggccttaagtgTCTGAACATTAGACTGTCATCCTGCTTTGGgccactagggggagctgtGAGTCCGTCTTCAGAGTCACAAAGAAGTTGATGGAAACTGAGAACCgctaaatgaataaagaaattcataTTCAAGGTTACAAGTGCGTATTCATACAAAAGCTTTTTAGAAAATGAGCAATAATTATCATCTTCACGTCAAAGCTCCAAAATGAAAGCCCCTCTGAAGAATCAGGGGCATCAAAGTGAACTTTGAATTCAACTGAAGGCTCCTCTGACAGGTTGGGTTATTTCCCCCCCcacttttctttgatttctcttTTTGTGTACACGTTCATGCAGACCACTTAGCTCGCTCTGTCCTGATAATTCTATTTCTGCTcaagaaaaagtcttttttgcAGTTCGTGCCTCGGGTTTCTTCTTAAAGTGACAGCACTCTTTGGGAGGGGCCTTTTACCACGGTTTTGCTTTACGAGGAATGGAAATGGGGATTTTTGAATTTCTGAACTGAGGTCCGGTTGTTAGAGAAACTAAAACATGTCCGCCTCATGTTCCTGTTACCAAACTCCTGTCTGTTGGTGATTTCAAGGGTTTTCTGTCCCGCATAAGTCCTGGACTAAAGGATGGTTTTCCAAATTGACCCCCCGCTATAAACTTTTCACGCACGTAGTAcccagtgaaaatgaattttgggaTAAGTGAACGACCCCACCCAAAGaaacgatgacatcacagccagAAAaaccgtcaaaaaaaaaaagaaatggggcCAAAATTCCCTTCCGGGgctcaaaaaacaaatattttagattctgcaaatgaaaccaaaacccaAATACCCAAAGGAAGTGTTGAaagtattatgggatggccaccgGTCCTGTggcttggtggccattttgtggcaacgTGTGAAATTCGGCTTTAtcccacaatatgggaaaagaaaacgtCACGAAAACGTCGCCTTCTTAAGTGGAGAACCATAAATACACTTTgattgacctctgacctctggaaAAAGCTGCCTATAGTACCAGCTACAAAGTGAAACTGTTCTGTTGTTGCCTCAAGCATCATTAGGGAGCtactggggggtgggggtggaatTGGAAGATTTAGATTTTGAACGGCTTTAGAGTGGCAAGTTTGCAAAAGTGATGTTCCTTTGCATATTTtactggaatattgtgaaaatctaaaaaccatcatatttttcacatctggaaaaaagaaaagtggcaGGGTTGACTGGGGCAGAGGGGAAAATGAGGGCGGGGGCAGGGAGCTCCTGCGATACGATGcagctttattattattattattattttaaattcagatTGAAACTAACCTCAtatttcctgattatgttttttttatcgtcgcttctggactttttttaattaaaagtacCAAATAAGAGATTTAGTGGCATAATTCTGACGAAAGCTTCTCAAGAATCCTTTTAGTCTGTGTTGTAACGACAGAAAACGGAAGGGCTCGTGCTGCAGCACGCTATGGCGCAGCGCCGGCATTCCCATGATGCCACACTGCCTGCAAAGAGTTGCTTTTCCCTCCTGCAGACAGCAGAAATGCCATTAGAGCAGCAACTAAGTCTGAAATCCAGATTTCTCCTGCTTGTGTCAGCTGGACTCACTAATTTTTATCTTTGAGTCTTGCAGACGTCCCACTTTCAGAGAACAGAACGCCACCCGACTCCACCAACATCAAAAAGTCCCCGTGAGGGAGACGGGGGGTGATGTAAGCCCTCAACCTCCAGCCCCAACATGAAGCCTCTGTTTAAGTGGAATCATCTCTTTTCATGGAGTCTGCAGCTCTGGCTGGGATTGGACACAGCGGATGCATCGCCATGACGCGGTTTTTCTGATTCGGAGCTCCAGCCGTCCGTCCCACAGTGGGGCGTTCAAAGTTGCGTCAAGGTTGCAAAGCTTATTAGACAGAGCTGCTTCATTAAAGCTGAGCTGCTGTTGCCTAATCGACTTGGTGCAGATAAGAAAACCTAAAAGTGTCTGATGAGAAATAAGTTggaggtaaaaagaaaagaaagttggGATCaagtttctgtttatttctaaaaccaatTTTTCTGAATCCCAGAAGTTGAAATTTCCTAAAGAAATCCTGAATTAGTATTCCTTTTCCAGAGCCCTCTATTCccctttaaccttttttctttaacaatcTCCGTGCCAACCTGATgaagt carries:
- the LOC101160082 gene encoding zinc finger protein 787; this translates as MSKIEMLRILINQQLTAAAEEIFGVFGRTIAEYEEEIARSKLEIARQRRLLELSRQPKIYLEGNDTAVSEQPDLNFSLDQKEEDPPHIKVEEEDPWSDQQTSEPNSFVCPSNSAETSQQEDDDASSVPDASGLDVMELDAPACASASETYPNPNGDEVAAVNGQLSGGAASSYVCTACGQVFPQRAQWARHVQTHRKVETKGDRSYTCDICGKRLTRFDGYQKHLRVHTGEKPYCCDLCGRRFSDNSNYKRHFRTHAAQKSKQS